The stretch of DNA GAGGGCATTTTCTACTGCAAGAGACGGGTCAGCCCAGCCTGTACGCATTTTGACAGTAAGGGGGATATCAAGGACAGATTGGACCTTGTTGATGATAGAGTAAATCTTATCTGGATCCTTGAGCCACATAGCGCCAGCTTCGTTCTTCACGATTTTGTTAACTGGGCAGCCCATGTTGATATCAACAATATCGGTTTTGGTGTTTTCTTGGATGAATTCTGCTGCGCGTGCTAGGCTGTCTTCATCACTACCAAATAGTTGGATAGAGACAGGGTTTTCGCCTTCATCGATATGAAGCATATGCAGGGTTTTTTCATTGTTGTATTGGATTCCCTTGTCAGAGACCATTTCCATGACAACGAGTCCAGCTCCGAGCTCTTTTGCGATAGTACGAAAGGCTGAGTTAGTCACGCCAGCCATGGGTGCTAAAACGGTACGATTGGGAATCTCAACATTGCCAATCATAAAGGGTGTATTAAGATTTGTCACGAATGAGTTCCTCCAGGTCGTTTTCATCAAAGTTATAAGTTGTTTGGCAGAATTGACAAGTGATTTCTGCCCCATGGTCTTCCTCTTTCATTTCCTGTAGGTCTGAACTTGGAAGGCTGGCAAGAGCGTTCATAAAGCGCTCATGGCTACAGTCACATTGGAAACGGATTTCTTCTTCAGAAAGACGCTTATAAGCCTCGTCACCGTAGATTGCCTTGAGGAGGGCTTCGATATGGTCGTCGCTTTCCAGAAGGGTTGAGATAGCTGGCATTTCTTGGATGCGTTTTTCAAAGCGAGCAATCTCTTCTTCCTTGGCTCCCGGCAAGACCTGAACTAGGAAACCACCCGCAACCTTGACCTTGTCTTCCTCGTCCAAAAGGACATTGAGGCCGACTGCAGAAGGCGTTTGTTGGCTTTCAGTCAGGTAAAAGGCAAGGTCTTCACCGATTTCCCCAGAAATGAGGGGAGTCATAGAGTTGTAAGGATTTCCAGTACCGTAGTCTGTGATAACGAGGAATTGGCCATTGCCGACAAAAGGTCCGACTAGGACTTCACCAGTTGCAGTCTTTTTGATGTCAACACCAGGATTTTGAACATAGCCTTTGACGTTCCCCTTGGTATCAGCAACGGTGATGATAGCACCTAGAGAGCTAGATCCCAGTACCTTCACTGTTAGTTTGGTATTGCCTTTTTCATTGGCTGCGAGAATCTGGCTAGCGATAAGAGTTCGACCAAGTGCTACAGTTGAGCTAGCTTGGGTTTGGTGTTTTTCTTGAGCAGTGCGGACTGTTTCTGTGCTGTCAAGGACAAAAGCACGAAAGGCTCCGCTTTCTGATATAGTTTTAATAATTTTATCCATAGCTACTATTTTAGCATAAAAATGCCCAAAGGGGGAGCCGTGTGTTTGCTGATTTTCAGGATAATGGACCAGGAAATCAGCATGAAAATAAAAAGAGAAACAGATTATTTCAGCATTTGTAAGATTTATGCTATGCTTAAGGTAGAAAATGAAAGGGGTAACAAATGTATTTAGGAGATTTGATGGAAAAGGCTGAATCTGGCCAATTTTCAATCCTTTCCTTTCTATTACAAGAGTCTCAGACGACTGTCAAGGCTGTAATGGAGGAAACAGGATTTTCAAAAGCAACCCTAACCAAATATGTCACCCTGCTCAATGATAAGGCTTCGGACAGTGGTTTAGAGCTAAACATCTCCTTAGAAGATGAAAATCTGCGTCTATCGATCGGTGCAACTACCAAGGGAAGAGATATCCGAAGCTTATTTTTGGAGAATGCTGTTAAATACCAGATTTTGGTCTATCTTCTCTACCACCAACAGTTTTTAGCCCATCAGCTGGCTCAAGAATTGATGATTAGCGAGGCTACACTTGGTCGTCACTTAGCTAGCTTGAATCATATTTTGTCAGAGTTTGACTTATCCATCCAAAATGGTCGTTGGCGAGGTCCAGAGCATCAGATTCGCTATTTCTATTTCTGTCTTTTTCGCAAGGTTTGGTCCAGTCAGGAATGGGAAGGTCACATGCAGAAACCAGAGAGAAAACAGGAGATTGCCACTTTAGAGGAAATCTGCGGTGCGAGTTTGTCTTCGGGGCAGAAATTGGATTTGGTTCTCTGGGCTCACATTAGTCAACAGCGTCTTCGGGTCAATGCTTGTCAGTTTCAAGTGATAGAAGAGAAAATGCGGGGGTATTTTGACAATATTTTCTACCTTCGTTTGCATCGAAAGGCTCCGTCATTTTTCGCTGGACAACACCTTCCTCTAGGAACTGAGGATGGGGAGATGATGATTTTCTTCTCTTTCCTCCTATCTCATCGCATTCTTCCTCTTCATACTATGGAGTATATCCTTGGTTTTGGAGGGCAGTTGGCAGATTTGCTGACGCAATTGATTCAAGAAATGAAGAAGGAGGAACTATTGGGGGACTATACAGAGGACCATGTCACTTATGAACTCAGTCAGCTTTGTGCTCAAGTCTATCTCTATAAGGGCTATATTTTACAGGACCGCTACAAGTACCAGTTGGAGAATCGTCATCCCTATTTGCTGATGGAACATGATTTTAGGGGAACGGCAGAGGAGATTTTTCGTGCCTTGCCTGCCTTTCATCAGGGGACGGATTTGGATAAGAAGATTCTCTGGGAATGGCTTCAGTTAATGGAATATATGGCTGAAAATGGTGGTCAGCATATGCGGATTGGTCTGGATTTGACATCTGGTTTTCTTGTCTTTTCAAGGATGGCATCCATTTTGAAACGATATTTGGAATACAATCGTTTTATTACCATTGAAGCCTATGACCGAACTCGATATTATGATTTGCTGGTTACCAATAACCCGATTCATAAGAAGGAACAAACACCAGTCTATTATTTAAAAAATGACTTGGATATGGAAGATTTGGCGGCTATTCGTCAGTTATTATTCACTTAAAAGGCTTGGTCGTTCCAGGTCTTTTTTGTGAAATTCACACAATCTCCTCACATTTTTTAAAAAATTAAAAAAAGTTGATAAACAAGAAAGCGCTTTATTTTGTATACTAGTAAGTGTAAAGAGGAAACATCCTCAAGATCTTTATCAGGAGGACAGCACATGTCACAAGAAAAATACATCATGGCCATTGACCAGGGGACTACAAGCTCTCGTGCCATTATTTTCAACAAAAAAGGAGAAAAGGTCAGCTCGAGTCAAAAAGAGTTTACCCAGATTTTCCCTCAGGCAGGTTGGGTAGAGCACAATGCCAATGAAATTTGGAACTCAGTCCAGTCAGTTATTGCGGGTGCTTTCATCGAAAGTGGTGTCAAGCCAAGTCAAATCGAAGCAATCGGAATTACCAACCAACGTGAAACAACTGTTGTCTGGGATAAGAAAACAGGGCTCCCTATCTACAACGCTATCGTTTGGCAGTCTCGCCAAACAGCCCCTTTGGCTGAGCAACTAAAAAACCAAGGTTATGTGGAAAAATTCCATGAAAAGACTGGTTTGATTATCGATGCTTACTTCTCAGCGACTAAGGTTCGTTGGATTTTGGACCATGTAGAAGGCGCTCAAGAGCGAGCAGAAAAAGGGGAATTGCTCTTTGGTACCATTGATACTTGGTTGGTTTGGAAATTGACTGACGGTGCGGCTCACGTGACGGACTACTCAAACGCAGCTCGTACCATGCTTTATAACATTAAAGAACTCAAATGGGATGATGAGATTTTAGAAATCCTCAATATTCCTAAAGCAATGTTGCCTGAAGTTCGTTCTAACTCTGAAATCTACGGTAAAACAGCGCCATTCCACTTCTATGGTGGAGAAGTTCCAATCTCAGGTATGGCTGGGGACCAACAGGCAGCCCTCTTTGGGCAGTTGGCCTTTGAACCAGGTATGGTCAAGAATACTTATGGAACAGGTTCTTTCATCATCATGAATACTGGTGAAGAGATGCAGTTGTCTGAGAACAATCTTTTGACAACCATTGGTTACGGTATCAATGGCAAGGTTTACTATGCCTTAGAAGGTTCTATCTTCATCGCAGGAAGTGCCATTCAATGGCTTCGTGACGGTCTTCGCATGGTTGAAAATTCACCAGAATCTGAAAAATATGCCCGTGATTCTCACAACAACGATGAAGTTTATGTTGTTCCAGCCTTTACAGGTCTAGGAGCTCCATACTGGAACCAAAACGCTCGCGGTTCTGTCTTTGGCTTAACTCGTGGAACAACTAAAGAAGACTTTATCAAGGCAACTCTTCAATCTATCGCTTATCAAGTGCGTGACATCATCGACACCATGCAAGTGGATGCTCAAACAGCTATCCAAGTCTTGAAAGTAGACGGTGGTGCAGCTATGAACAACTTCCTCATGCAGTTCCAAGCTGACATTTTGGGAATCGATATCGCACGCGCCAAAAACTTAGAAACAACAGCTTTGGGAGCAGCCTTCTTAGCAGGTTTGTCAGTAGGTTACTGGAAAGACTTGGATGAGTTGAAACTCTTGAACGAGACAGGAGAACTCTTTGAACCATCTATGAACGAATCTCGCAAGGAACAACTCTACAAGGGCTGGAAGAAAGCTGTGAAAGCAACCCAAGTCTTTGCGGAAGTAGACGACTAATACTGGAAGAATAAAGCGACTCAGTTAGAAAGTGTGTAAATATGGAATTTTCAAAGAAAACACGTGAATTATCAATTCAAAAAATGCAGGAACGTACCTTGGACCTCTTGATTATCGGTGGAGGAATCACTGGTGCTGGTGTAGCCTTGCAGGCGGCAGCTAGTGGTCTAGATACAGGTTTGATTGAAATGCAGGACTTCGCAGAAGGAACATCCAGCCGTTCAACAAAACTGGTTCACGGAGGACTACGTTACCTTAAGCAATTTGATGTAGAAGTGGTATCAGATACAGTTTCTGAACGTGCAGTGGTTCAACAAATCGCTCCACACATTCCGAAACCAGACCCAATGCTCTTGCCAGTTTACGATGAAGATGGAGCGACCTTTAGCCTCTTCCGTCTTAAAGTAGCTATGGATCTTTACGACCTCTTGGCAGGTGTCAACAACACACCAGCTGCTAACAAGGTTTTGAGTAAGGAAGAAGTCTTGGAACGCCAGCCAAACTTGAAGAAAGAAGGTTTGGTAGGAGGTGGGGTTTACCTTGACTTCCGTAACAACGATGCTCGTCTCGTGATCGAAAACATCAAACGTGCCAACCAGGACGGTGCCCTCATTGCTAACCACGTGAAGGCAGAAGGCTTCCTATTTGACGAAAGTGGCAAGATTACAGGTGTTGTAGCTCGTGATCTCTTGACAGACCAAGTCTTTGAAATCAAGGCCCGTCTGGTTATTAACACAACAGGTCCTTGGAGCGACAAGGTGCGCAATTTGTCTAATAAGGGAACACAATTCTCACAAATGCGTCCAACTAAGGGAGTTCACTTGGTAGTGGATTCAAGCAAGATCAAGGTTTCACAGCCAGTTTACTTTGATACAGGTTTGGGTGATGGCCGTATGGTCTTTGTTCTCCCACGTGAAAACAAGACTTACTTCGGTACAACGGATACAGACTACACAGGTGATTTGGAACATCCAAAAGTGACGCAGGAAGATGTAGATTACCTACTTGGCATTGTCAATAACCGCTTCCCAGAAGCCAACATTACTATTGATGATATCGAAAGCAGCTGGGCAGGTCTTCGTCCATTGATCGCAGGCAATAGCGCTTCTGACTACAATGGAGGAAATAACGGAACCATCAGTGATGAAAGCTTTAACAACTTGATTACGACTGTTGAATCTTATCTCTCTAAAGAAAAAACTCGTGAAGATGTAGAGGCTGCTGTTAGCAAGCTTGAAAGCAGTACCTCTGAGAAACATTTGGACCCATCTGCAGTTTCTCGTGGTTCTAGCTTGGACCGAGATGATAATGGTCTCTTGACCCTTGCTGGTGGTAAAATCACAGACTACCGTAAGATGGCTGAAGGAGCTATGGAGCGCGTGGTTGACATCCTCAAAGCAGAATTTGACCGTAGCTTTAAACTCATCAATTCTAAGACTTACCCTGTTTCAGGTGGGGAATTGAACCCAGCAAATGTGGACTCAGAAATCGAAGCCTTTGCGCAACTTGGAGTGTCACGTGGTTTGGATAGCAAGGAAGCTCATTACCTAGCAAATCTTTATGGTTCAAATGCACCGAAAGTCTTTGCTCTTGCTCATAGTTTAGAACAAGCACCAGGACTCAGCTTGGCAGATACCTTGTCCCTTCACTATGCAATGCGCAATGAGTTGGCTCTGAGCCCAGTTGACTTCCTCCTTCGTCGTACCAACCACATGCTCTTTATGCGTGATAGTTTGGATAGCATCGTTGAGCCAGTTTTGGATGAAATGGGACGATTCTATGACTGGACTGAAGAAGAAAAAGCCGCTTACCGTGCGGATGTCGAAGTAGCTCTTGCTAACAACGATTTAGCAGAATTAAAAAATTAAGAAAAAATAAAAGAGGCGGCGGGCAACAATCCTTGTCGCCCGCCCCTTCTTTTTAATGGAGATAGAAAGATGATGAATGAATTATTTGGAGAATTTTTGGGAACTTTAATCCTGATTCTTCTAGGAAATGGTGTTGTTGCAGGTGTGGTTCTTCCTAAAACTAAGAGCAATAGCTCAGGTTGGATTGTGATTACCATGGGTTGGGGGATTGCAGTTGCGGTTGCAGTATTTGTATCTGGCAAGCTCAGTCCAGCTCATTTAAACCCAGCTGTGACAATTGGTGTAGCTTTAAAAGGTGACTTGCCTTGGGCTTCTGTTTTGCCTTATATCTTAGCCCAGTTCGCAGGGGCTATGCTCGGTCAGATTTTGGTTTGGTTGCAATTCAAGCCGCATTATGAGGCAGAAGAAAATGCAGGAAATATCCTGGCAACCTTCAGTACTGGACCGGCCATCAAAGATACTGTATCAAACTTGATTAGCGAAATCCTTGGCACCTTTGTATTGGTATTGACAATCTTTGCTTTGGGACTTTATGACCTTCAAGCAGGAATCGGAACTTTTGCAGTGGGAACTTTGATTGTCGGTATCGGTCTATCACTAGGTGGGACAACAGGTTATGCCTTGAACCCTGCACGTGACCTTGGACCTCGTATCATGCACAGTATCCTTCCAATTTCAAACAAGGGAGACGGAGACTGGTCTTATGCCTGGATTCCTGTTGTGGGACCTGTTATCGGTGCAGCCTTGGCCGTGCTTGTATTCTCACTTTTCTAATCTAGAAAACAATTATGTTGATAAAGCTTGAGATGAAAATCTCAGGCTTTTTTAAAAATATTCATAGAAAAACTGCATAATCTTTAAAATTAGCTTAAATGCAGTGAAAATGTACGGTAAACAATTGAAAGATTACCCTAAAAAATGGTACAATGGTAGAAAAATACTATAGTAAGAGTTCATCTTATTTCACAAAAATTACAGAAATGAATGGTTTTTCTTGATGAAACAAAGAAAAGAATTGTACCTTTTTCTTGGTCGGACAGCCTTGTATTTTCTTATCTTTCTAGGGCTGCTTTACTTCTTTAGCTATCTTGGTCAGGGTCAAGGAAGCTTTATCTATAATGAATTTTAACTTGAAGGAGAATCCCTATTGTGTCAAATAAACCAATAGTAGATATGATTGAAACCATTGAGCATTTTGCTCAGACACAGCCTAGCTATCCTGTTTACAATGTTTTGGGACAGGAACACACTTATGGAGATTTAAAGGCTGATTCGGATAGTTTGGCTGCAGCCATCGATCAACTGGATTTACCAGAGAAGTCTCCTGTGGTTGTCTTTGGAGGCCAAGAATATGAAATGTTGGCAACATTTGTAGCGCTGACTAAGTCAGGTCATGCCTACATTCCGATTGATAGCCATTCGGCCTTGGAGAGAGTTTCGGCTATTTTAGAAGTAGCAGAGCCAAGCTTGATTATTGCCATCTCAGATTTTCCATTGGAGCAGATTTCTACACCGATGTTGAATCTAGCTCAGGTTCATGAAGCCTTTGCTCAAGGGACTAGCTATGAGATCACGCATCCAGTCAAGGGAGATGATAACTACTACATTATCTTTACTTCTGGTACGACTGGTAAGCCTAAGGGAGTGCAGATTTCCCATGATAACCTCCTCAGTTTTACCAACTGGATGATTACGGATAAGGAATTTGCGACGCCAAGTCGTCCGCAAATGCTGGCTCAGCCACCTTATTCTTTTGACCTGTCTGTCATGTACTGGGCGCCGACCTTGGCACTGGGTGGTACGCTTTTCGCTCTTCCTTCAGCTATTACTCAGGACTTTAAGCAACTCTTTGCGACCATCTTTTCATTGCCAATCGCTATCTGGACATCAACCCCTTCTTTTGCAGATATGGCCATGTTGTCTGAAGCCTTTAATAGTGAGAAAATGCCTGACATCACGCATTTCTACTTTGATGGTGAAGAATTGACGGTTAAAACGGCTCAAAAACTACGCGAACGTTTCCCAAATGCCCGTATTATCAATGCCTACGGCCCAACAGAAGCGACAGTAGCCCTGTCAGCAGTTGCTGTGACAGACGAGATGCTAGCGACTCTCAAACGCCTACCAATCGGCTATACCAAGGCTGATTCTCCAACCTTTATCATTGATGAGAATGGCAAGAAACTGCCAAATGGTGAACAGGGAGAAATCATTGTTTCTGGACCAGCCGTTTCAAAAGGTTATATGAACAATCCTGAAAAAACGGCAGAAGCCTTCTTTGAGTTTGAAGGTCTACCAGCCTACCATACAGGAGATGTGGGAACTATGACAGATGAAGGCTTGCTTCTCTACGGCGGACGCATGGACTTCCAGATTAAGTTTAACGGTTACCGCATTGAGTTAGAAGATGTCTCTCAAAACCTCAATAAGTCTCGCTTTATCGAGTCTGCTGTAGCTGTACCACGTTATAATAAAGACCACAAGGTGCAAAATCTATTGGCTTATGTCATCTTGAAAGACGGTGTTCGTGAGCAGTTTGAGCGAGATATTGATATTACCAAGGCTATCAAGGAAGATTTAACAGATATCATGATGTCCTACATGATGCCGTCTAAATTCCTTTATCGAGACAGTTTGCCACTGACTCCAAATGGAAAGATTGACATCAAAGGATTGATTAACGAGGTGAATAGCAGATGATGGAGTTCTTTCAACAGCTTCCTCATTTAGAGCCATACGGCAATCCTCAGTATTTTGTCTACGTGATTGCTGCAACCTTACCTATCTTTATTGGCCTCTTTTTCAAGAAACGCTTTGCCTGGTATGAAGTGCTGGTTAGCCTCTTCTTTATCGTCACCATGTTGGTGGGTGGGAAGACCAATCAATTGGCAGCCTTGGGTATTTACCTTTGCTGGGAGATATTGCTCTTACTCTTCTATAAGCATTATCGAAAAAGTAAGGATGGCAAGTGGGTCTTCTACCTAGTTAGCTTTCTATCCCTCCTTCCGATTATCTTTGTCAAGGTGCAGCCAGCTATCAATGGAACGCAGTCTTTGCTTGGATTTTTGGGAATTTCTTACCTGACCTTTCGTTCGGTTGGGATTATCATCGAGCTGAGAGATGGAGTGATTAAGGATTTTACCCTCTGGGAATTCCTCCGTTTTCTTCTCTTCATGCCGACTTTCTCGAGTGGTCCAATTGATCGCTTTAAGCGTTTTAATGAAAATTATCAGACCATTCCTGAGCGGGATGAGTTGCTGGATATGTTGGATGAATCTGTTCGCTATATCATGTGGGGATTTTTGTACAAGTTTATCCTAGCTCATATTTTAGGAGAGACCTTACTCCCTCCTCTGAAGAATCTAGCCCTGCAGTCAGGTGGCTTCTTTAACCACTATGCCTTGGCAGTTATGTATACCTTTGGTCTGGAGCTTTTCTTTGACTTTGCAGGTTACTCTATGTTTGCCTTAGCCATTTCAAATTTGATGGGAATTCGTAGCCCTATCAACTTTAATAAGCCCTTTTTATCAAGGGATTTAAAGGAATTTTGGAATCGTTGGCATATGAGTCTGTCCTTCTGGTTCCGTGACTTTGTCTTTATGCGAATGGTCATGGTGTTGACTAGAAAGAAGGTCTTTAAAAATCGCAATGTAACCTCAAGTGTGGCCTACATTGTAAATATGCTGATTATGGGATTTTGGCATGGCGTGACCTGGTACTACATCGCCTATGGACTCTTTCATGGATTGGGTTTGGTCATCAATGACGCTTGGGTTCGTAAGAAAAAAACACTCAATAAGGAACGGAAAAAAGCAGGGAAGCCTGCTCTACCTGAGAATCGCTGGATTCAGTTGCTTGGCATGGTTATCACCTTCCATGTCGTCATGCTGTCATTCTTAATCTTTTCTGGATTCTTGAATGATTTATGGTTTAAAAAATAAAGGAAATAAAATATGGATATCAAATCAGAAGTTATCGAAATTATTGATGAGTTGTTTATGGAAGATGTTTCTGACATGATGGATGAAGATCTTTTTGATGCAGGTGTCTTGGATAGTATGGGAACGGTAGAGTTGATTGTGGAGATTGAAAACCGTTTTGACATTCGCGTTCCTGTAACAGAGTTTGGTCGCGACGACTGGAATACAGCCAATAAAATCATAGCTGGTATTGTGGAGCTACAAAATGCTTAAACGCTTATGGATGATTTTCGGGCCCATCTTCATAGCTGGATTTTTGGTTCTTCTACTCATCTTTTTTTATCCAAGTACAACAAGCCATAATCTGACGGAGGAGAAATATTCGGCGGCTTCTGTTAGTGTAGAGAGTTTTAAAGAGAGAAGCCAAAAAGTAAGGGCTCTTACAGATCCAAATATGCGTTTTGTTCCCTTCTTTGGCTCCAGTGAATGGCTTCGTTTTGACGGTGCCCATCCTGCGGTATTGGCTGAGAAATACAACCGCTCTTATCGCCCCTATCTTTTAGGACAGAGGGGAGCTGCATCGCTCAACCAGTATTTTGGGATGCAACAGATGTTGCCACAACTGGAGAATAAACAAGTTGTATATGTCATCTCGCCCCAGTGGTTTAGTAAAAATGGCTATGAGCCAGCAGCCTTCCAGCAGTATTTTAATGGGGATCAGTTGACGAGTTTTCTGGAACATCAATCTGGAGATCAGGCTAGTCAATATGCAGCGACCCGCTTACTACAGCAGTTTCCAAATGTAGCTATGAAGGACCTGGTTCAGAAGTTGGCAAGTAAAGAAGAATTGTCGACGGCAGACAATGAAATGATTGAATTATTGGCTCGTTTTAATGAACGTCAAGCTTCCTTTTTTGGTCAGTTTTCGGTTAGAGGCTATTTCAAATACGATAAGCATGTAGCTAAGTATTTAAAGACCTTGCCAGATCAGTTTTCTTATCAAGCTATAGAAGATGTTGTCAAAGCAGATGCAGAAAAGAATACTTCTAATAATGATCTGGGAATGGAGAATTATTTCTATAATACACAGATTAAGAAGGATTTGAATAAATTAAAGGATTCTCAGAAAAATTTTACCTATCTCAAGTCGCCAGAATATAATGACTTGCAGTTAGTGTTGACACAGTTTTCTAAATCCAAGGTAAACCCGATTTTTATCATTCCACCTGTTAATAAAAAATGGATGGACTATGCTGGTTTACGAGAGGATATGTACCAACAAACGGTGCAGAAGATTCGCTACCAGTTAGAAAGTCAAGGTTTTACCAATATAGCAGATTTTTCTAAGGACGGTGGGGAAGCTTTCTTTATGAAGGATACCATTCACCTTGGTTGGTTAGGTTGGTTGGCATTTGATAAGGCCGTTGATCCTTTCCTATCCAATCCCACACCAGCTCCGACTTATCATCTGAATGAGCGCTTTTTCAGTAAAGACTGGGCGACTTATGATGGAGATGTCAAGGAATTTCAATAGATCATAATATAGAAGAGTTCAAGGATGAAACTAGTTTTCACGTTTTTTCTTGACTCTTTTTTTGGTTGTGATATAATTAACCAGTAAATAATTTTTCAAAGAATAGTATTTTTCTCTTAAAAAAGAGAAGTCCAAAAGGAAAGGAGTCAAATATGAGACAGCTAGCGAAGGATATCGATGCTTTTTTGAATGAGGTGATTTTGCAGGCAGAAAATCAGCATGAAATCCTAATAGGTCATTGCACTAGCGAGGTGGCTCTGACCAATACCCAGGAGCATATCCTCATGCTCTTGTCAGAGGAATCTTTAACAAATTCAGAGTTGGCCCGTCGTCTCAATGTCAGTCAGGCGGCAGTTACCAAGGCTATTAAGTCTTTGGTCAAGGAAGGGATGTTGGAAACATCTAAAGATCCTAAGGATGCGCGTGTAATTTTTTATCAGTTGACTGATTTGGCTCGTCCAATTGCTGAGGAGCATCATCATCACCATGAGCATACACTTTTAACCTATGAACAAGTGGCTACTCAGTTTACTCCAAATGAACAAAAAGTGATTCAGCGGTTTTTGACTGCTTTAGTAGGAGAAATCAAATAATGAGATATATTACGGTAGAGGACTTGTCCTTCTATTATGATAAGGAGCCTGTTCTTGAACATATCAATTATAGTGTTGATAGTGGGGAATTTGTGACCTTGACAGGGGAAAATGGGGCGGCTAAGACGACACTCATCAAGGCCAGTCTTGGAATCCTCCAACCACGCATTGGTAAGGTAACCATTTCAAAGACAAATACGCAGGGTAAGAAATTGAGAATAGCCTATCTTCCTCAACAGATTGCCAGTTTTAATGCAGGTTTTCCAAGTACGGTTTATGAATTTGTCAAGTCGGGACGCTATCCACGAAAAGGTTGGTTCCGTCGCTTGAATGCTCATGATGAGGAGCATATCAAGGTTAGTCTGGACTCAGTTGGCATGTGGGAACACCGAGACAAACGCTTGGGTTCTCTATCTGGGGGGCAAAAGCAGCGAGCGGTGATTGCGCGTATGTTTGCTTCTGACCCAGATGTGTTTGTCCTAGATGAGCCGACAACGGGGATGGATGCAGGAAGTAAAAACGAATTTTACGAACTCATGCACCACAGCGCTCATCATCACGGCAAGGCTGTTTTGATGATTACTCATGACCCTGAAGAAGTTAAGGACTATGCGGACCGCAATATTCATCTAGTACGTAACCAAGACTCGCCATGGCGTTGTTTCAACGTTCATGAGAATGATCAGGAGGTGGGCCATGCTTAGTTTGTTATCTTATGACTTTATGCAACGTGCCTTTCTGGCCGTTATTGCTATGAGTCTTTTCTCGCCAGTATTGGGAACCTTCCTTATCTTGCGTCGTCAGAGTTTGATGAGTGATACCCTCAGCCACGTCTCGCTTTCGGGTGTAGCCTTTGGTCTGGTTCTGGGGATTTCTCCGACTATTTCTACTATTGCTATTGTCTTGATTGCGGCGGTCTTTCTGGAGTATCTCCGTACGGTTTACAAGAACTTTATGGAAATCGGGACAGCTATCCTCAT from Streptococcus mitis encodes:
- the glpK gene encoding glycerol kinase GlpK → MSQEKYIMAIDQGTTSSRAIIFNKKGEKVSSSQKEFTQIFPQAGWVEHNANEIWNSVQSVIAGAFIESGVKPSQIEAIGITNQRETTVVWDKKTGLPIYNAIVWQSRQTAPLAEQLKNQGYVEKFHEKTGLIIDAYFSATKVRWILDHVEGAQERAEKGELLFGTIDTWLVWKLTDGAAHVTDYSNAARTMLYNIKELKWDDEILEILNIPKAMLPEVRSNSEIYGKTAPFHFYGGEVPISGMAGDQQAALFGQLAFEPGMVKNTYGTGSFIIMNTGEEMQLSENNLLTTIGYGINGKVYYALEGSIFIAGSAIQWLRDGLRMVENSPESEKYARDSHNNDEVYVVPAFTGLGAPYWNQNARGSVFGLTRGTTKEDFIKATLQSIAYQVRDIIDTMQVDAQTAIQVLKVDGGAAMNNFLMQFQADILGIDIARAKNLETTALGAAFLAGLSVGYWKDLDELKLLNETGELFEPSMNESRKEQLYKGWKKAVKATQVFAEVDD
- a CDS encoding helix-turn-helix domain-containing protein, with the protein product MYLGDLMEKAESGQFSILSFLLQESQTTVKAVMEETGFSKATLTKYVTLLNDKASDSGLELNISLEDENLRLSIGATTKGRDIRSLFLENAVKYQILVYLLYHQQFLAHQLAQELMISEATLGRHLASLNHILSEFDLSIQNGRWRGPEHQIRYFYFCLFRKVWSSQEWEGHMQKPERKQEIATLEEICGASLSSGQKLDLVLWAHISQQRLRVNACQFQVIEEKMRGYFDNIFYLRLHRKAPSFFAGQHLPLGTEDGEMMIFFSFLLSHRILPLHTMEYILGFGGQLADLLTQLIQEMKKEELLGDYTEDHVTYELSQLCAQVYLYKGYILQDRYKYQLENRHPYLLMEHDFRGTAEEIFRALPAFHQGTDLDKKILWEWLQLMEYMAENGGQHMRIGLDLTSGFLVFSRMASILKRYLEYNRFITIEAYDRTRYYDLLVTNNPIHKKEQTPVYYLKNDLDMEDLAAIRQLLFT
- the hslO gene encoding Hsp33 family molecular chaperone HslO; the protein is MDKIIKTISESGAFRAFVLDSTETVRTAQEKHQTQASSTVALGRTLIASQILAANEKGNTKLTVKVLGSSSLGAIITVADTKGNVKGYVQNPGVDIKKTATGEVLVGPFVGNGQFLVITDYGTGNPYNSMTPLISGEIGEDLAFYLTESQQTPSAVGLNVLLDEEDKVKVAGGFLVQVLPGAKEEEIARFEKRIQEMPAISTLLESDDHIEALLKAIYGDEAYKRLSEEEIRFQCDCSHERFMNALASLPSSDLQEMKEEDHGAEITCQFCQTTYNFDENDLEELIRDKS
- the glpO gene encoding type 1 glycerol-3-phosphate oxidase, which codes for MEFSKKTRELSIQKMQERTLDLLIIGGGITGAGVALQAAASGLDTGLIEMQDFAEGTSSRSTKLVHGGLRYLKQFDVEVVSDTVSERAVVQQIAPHIPKPDPMLLPVYDEDGATFSLFRLKVAMDLYDLLAGVNNTPAANKVLSKEEVLERQPNLKKEGLVGGGVYLDFRNNDARLVIENIKRANQDGALIANHVKAEGFLFDESGKITGVVARDLLTDQVFEIKARLVINTTGPWSDKVRNLSNKGTQFSQMRPTKGVHLVVDSSKIKVSQPVYFDTGLGDGRMVFVLPRENKTYFGTTDTDYTGDLEHPKVTQEDVDYLLGIVNNRFPEANITIDDIESSWAGLRPLIAGNSASDYNGGNNGTISDESFNNLITTVESYLSKEKTREDVEAAVSKLESSTSEKHLDPSAVSRGSSLDRDDNGLLTLAGGKITDYRKMAEGAMERVVDILKAEFDRSFKLINSKTYPVSGGELNPANVDSEIEAFAQLGVSRGLDSKEAHYLANLYGSNAPKVFALAHSLEQAPGLSLADTLSLHYAMRNELALSPVDFLLRRTNHMLFMRDSLDSIVEPVLDEMGRFYDWTEEEKAAYRADVEVALANNDLAELKN
- the dusB gene encoding tRNA dihydrouridine synthase DusB, yielding MTNLNTPFMIGNVEIPNRTVLAPMAGVTNSAFRTIAKELGAGLVVMEMVSDKGIQYNNEKTLHMLHIDEGENPVSIQLFGSDEDSLARAAEFIQENTKTDIVDINMGCPVNKIVKNEAGAMWLKDPDKIYSIINKVQSVLDIPLTVKMRTGWADPSLAVENALAAEAAGVSALAMHGRTREQMYTGHADLETLHKVAQALTKIPFIANGDIRTVQEAKQRIEEVGADAVMIGRAAMGNPYLFNQINHYFETGEILPDLTFEDKMKIAYEHLKRLINLKGENVAVREFRGLAPHYLRGTSGAAKLRGAISQASTLAEIEALLQLDKA